A region of the Aggregicoccus sp. 17bor-14 genome:
ACCACGGCCGCCGTGAGCAGCCCCTCCGTGCCGCCCAGCAGCGCCGCGGTGCGGTCGGCCTGCAGCGCGCGCGTCACCTCCTCGGCCGCCCTGCGCAGCACCATCGCCTCGCTCGTCGCCGAGAGCAGCGCCACGCCCACGGCCCAGAGCGCGGCCTCCGGCCCCACGTGCGGCAGCACCTCGGCGAGCGGCAGGTGCTGCACGCCATCCGGCACGTGGTCGCCGAGCGCCGCGGGAGCCGGCGGCTCGTAGAGCGCGGTGGTGGCGCCCACCTGCACCCGGTCCCCGGGCAGCAGCACCGCCTCTCCCTCGATGCGCTCGCCGTTCACCGCGGTGCCGTTGCGCGAGCCGAGGTCGCAGATGCGCGTCTGGCCCTCCAGCCGGAAGATGCGCGCGTGCCGGCGCGACACCTTGTCGTCCTCCAGCGACACCTCGCAGGAGGGGCTGCGCCCCAGCGTCAGCTGCTCGGTGAGCTCGATGCGCAGGCCGGCAGAGGGACCGGTGAGGAGCAGGAGGGAAGGCATTCGGACGGGCGAGCCTAGCGCTCCTCGCCCTTGCGGGTCATCCCCACCCCACCCGCGGGGCTAGGCGGGGCGTTCGCTGCCGAGCAGCGCGCGCACCTCGTCGTCGTCCAGCTGCCGGCCCTCGCGGCTGAGCGAGAGCGCGTTGATCTGCTCGTAGGGCACCGCCACCTGCGCGCCCTTGCGCCACTCGGTGGTGTAAGCAGCGCCGTCCAGCAGGCGGCCCAGCACCTTGTCCTCCTCGAGGCTCTGCACCTCGAGCCAGAGGTTCTCCGTCACCGGCTCGCCCTCGGGGTGCGTCTCGAAGGGGGCGCGGGCCACGAAGTTGAGCGGCTCCATCAGGCCGCGGCGGTGGAAGCGCGCCACGAAGGCGGGCAGCAGCGCCTGGGCGCTCTCGCGCAGCGCCCGGGTGCGCTCCTCCGGCTCCTTCTCGAAGCGCTCGCGGAAGGGGCGCAGCAGCTCGCCGGTGTTGTGCCGCCCCAGCGGCGACACGGCCGTGAGGAAGAGCCCCTCGTGCCCCTCGAAGGCGTCCAGCGGCACGCCGAGCAGGTTCGCGCGCGCCTCCTCCGAGGGCACCAGCATGAAGCTCTGCCCCTCGCTCGTCTCCACCTGGGTGCGCAGCGCCGGCCCCTGGCCGAAGGCGAGGTCCGCACACAGCTCGTGCAGGAAGCTCTCGGCCGGCAGGAGGTCCTCCTCGGCGAGGTGGAAGATCTCGAGGTCGCGCACGCCGAACTTCTCCATCCCGTGGGTGTGCACCCACAGGGGCGTGTCCCCCTCGGTGGCCTCCACGGCGTGCAGGTTGAGGTGGTCGCGGATGTCGAACTCCAGCTCCGTGATCTCCTCCACGTCCGCCGCCTCGTGCAGCTTGTAGGCGGTGACGTCCACCAGCACGCCGCCCACCTTCTCGATCAGCGCGCGCGCGCACCACAGCGCCTCGAACACGGCGGTGGTGGCCTGGGGCTGCCCGGGCTCGAAGGCGATGCGGTAGAAGCCGTGGGCGCGCCGCAGCTGCGCGTGCGCCTCGTCGCTGCCGGTGAGCAGCTCCGGGGTCCAGGACATGGGCGCCTCGCGCGAGTCGAAGCGCACGTCCACCTCGGTCCCGTCCGCCTGCAGCAGGAAGGAGCGGCCGTCCTCCGAGGGGAGGAAGCGCACCTCGTCCGACTCGAACTCGGCGCGCAGCTGCTCGAGCGAGAGGGGCTGCGCGGCCTCGGTGGCGACGAGGTAGACCTCCTTCACAGGTGCTTCTCGATCTGGCGGAAGAGGTCCACGCGATCCACGAGGTCGGTCAGGTAGTCGAGCTTGTCCGTCGGCAAGACGAGCACGGGCGACAGGGTGTAGCCCTTAAACCACTCCTCGTACAGGGCATTGAGCCGCCGCAGGTAGCTGCTCGGGATGGCCTGCTCCATCTCGCGCCCGCGCGTCTTGATGCGCGCCTGCAGCGTGGGCACGGGGCAGCGCAGGTAGATCATCAGGTCCGGCGGCGCGAGGCTGCGCGCGATGGTCTCGTACAGCTCGCGGTAGGTGCGCCAGTCGCGCGCGTCGATGAGGCGCTGGCGGTGCAGGTTGCGCGCGAAGATCTCCGCGTCCTCGTAGAGCGTCCGGTCCTGCAGCGCGGTGCCAGGCGTGCGCTCGAGCTCCTGCTGGAGCTTGAACTTGTGCGTGAGGAAGAAGAGCTGGGAGCGGAAGGCCCAGGTCTTCATGTCCTTGTAGAAGTCCTCGAGGTACGGGTTCTGCTCGTTCGGCTCGAAGAAGGGCGTGAGGCCGTACTTGCGGCAGAGGAAGGAGGTGAGCTCCGTCTTCCCCGCGCCGATGTTGCCAGCGATCGCGATGAACTTTTTGCGGGCCACGAGGGTGCGGCTTGTAACCCCGGCCGAGCAGGCGCGCCAGACCCAAGGGGACCGTGCTAGAACCGCGCCGTCCCTGCCCCCGCGAGCCCTGCCCCGCTGCCCCCCGTCCGGAGCTCCCGGCCGGTGCGCGCCGGCGGGTCCCGCCGGGGGCCCAGCCCCGAGGACCCCAGCGCGTGCTGCGTAAACTCTTCTGTGTCTTCGTCGCGGTCGTGGCCTCCGCGGTCTGCTTCGTGCTCGCGATCCTCGCGATGGTCGTGACGTTGAACCCGAGCAACTCGGTGTGGGTGGCGCGCCATCTCTGGGGCCCCATTCTCCTGTGGGCCGGCGGCGCGAAGCTCGTGGTGCATGGCGCGGAGAACGTGGATCCGAAGCGGCCCACCATCTACGTGGCCAACCACCAGTCCACCATCGACATCCCGGCGCACTTCGTCTCGGTGCCGGTGAACTTCCGCTACGTGGCCAAGAGCCAGCTGCGCTGGGTGCCCTTCATCGGCTGGTACCTCTGGCTCGCGGGGCACGTCCTCATCGACCGCTCCAACCGCCGCTCCGCCATCGCCTCGCTGGACGCGGCCGCCGAGCGCATCCGCGGCGGCGTCAGCATCTTCCTCTACCCGGAGGGGACCCGCGGGGACGACGGGCGCGTGCTGCCCTTCAAGAAGGGCCCCTTCGCGCTCGCCCTCAAGGCACGCGTGCCCATCTGCCCCGTCACCATCGAGGGCAGCGGGAAGGTCATGCCCAAGAACAGCTGGAACATCACCCCGGGCACCATCCACGTGAAGATCGGCGCCCCCATCGACACCACGCGCTTCGCCGCCGAGGATCGCGAGGGGCTCGCGCGCTACGTGCGCAACATCATCATCGACCAGAGCCTCGAGCTGGGCGGCGCGGGCGGAGACCGGGACGCAGCGGTCGCCGGCGCGGGTCAGGAGGGCGCTGCGCGCGCCCCCGCGGAGGCCTGATCATGGCGCCTGCCTCCTCGCGCCGGCTCCTCTGCGCCCTGCTCTGCCTCGGCCTCGCGGCCTCGGGCTGCAGCGCGCACCGCACCGCCGCTCCCACCGCTCCGCGCGAGCGGGCGCGGGCCCTGGTGGAGGCCGGAAAGCCCGCCGAGGCCATCGCGCTGCTGGAGGGCCTGCACGCCGCCGCGCCGGACGACCTGGAGCTCGCGCGCGCGCTCACCGAGGCACAGGTGAAGGCGGGCCGCACGGACGCGTGGATCGCCGAGCTCGAGCGCCGCAACCGCGCCCACGAGCGCGCCTCGCAGCACTACATGCTGGGCCTCGCCCACTTCTCGCGCTCCGCCGGCGCCGGGGAGCCGGCCATCCGCGCCTTCGAGCGGGCCATCGCGCTCGCGCCCGGGGAGGCCGAGCTGCACCACCGCCTGGGCATCGCCCTGCTCGAATCCGAGCAGTACGCCCAGGCCGTGGGCCCGCTGCGGCGCGCGGTGGAGCTGGCACCCGGGCGCGCGGGCCTGCAGCTGCCGCTCGCAAAGGCGCTGCACCGCACGGGGGACACGCAGGGCGCCGTCGCGGCGCTCTCGGCGCTGGTGCAGCAGTCCCCCTCGCGCGCCGAGGTCGCGACGGCGCGGGCCCTGATGGAGCAGATCTCGGACCCCTTCGCGCGCCTGCCCAAGGGCGCCGGGCCCCGCTTCGAGGAGGGCCTCCGGGCGCTGCACGAGCAGGACGTGCCCCAGCAGGCCATCCTCGCGTTCGAGGAGGTGCTGCACGACTTCCCGGACCTGGCCGTGGTGCACGCGCTGCTGGGCCTCGCCTACCAGCGCCTGGACGACGCGGGCCGCGCGGTGGAGGAGTACCGGCGCGCGCTCGAACTCGCCCCTTCGGACGGCAAGACGCACCAGTACCTCGGCGAGCTGTACCTCGCCCGCCAGCGCCCCGAGTCCGCGCGCCCCGAGTTCCAGCAGGCCGTGGCGCTGCACCCCCTGCTGGATGTGGCCTGGTACCAGCTGGGAGACCTCGAGCTGCAGCGCCACGACCTCGGTGCGGCCCGCCGCTGCTTCCAGGTGCTGAGCGCCCTGCAGCCGGACTCGCCCGCCCCGCACGGCAAGCTCGCGCTGGTGCTGCAGCTGGAGGGCGACTGGAAGGGCGCGGACCGCGAGCTGCACGCCGTGCTGGACGGGGACCCGGAGAACGTGGAGTTCGCCCTGCGCCTGGGCCTCCTGCACGCCGAGCGCGCAGGCAAGACCCCGGAGCCCGCGGCGCGGCGCGCGGCCCAGGCGGAGGCCGAGAAGTGGCTGCGCCAGGTGCTCGAGGCCCAGCCGGAGAACGCCGTCGCCTCGCGCGCCCTCGCCTCCTTGCGAGGGCAGTGACGAGCGCAGTAGCCAGCACGCGCGCCGGCTCCTAGACTTGCCGGCCCCGGGAGACCCCATGAGCGACGCCCGCCAGCCGCCAGACCGCAAAGCGCCGCCGCCGCCCTCGGCAGGGACCAGCCGCCCCGCGATGCGGGCGGTGAGCGCCGCGCGCGCCACCCCCCTGGCCCCCGCCGGCCCTCCGCCCCCCCTGGGCAAGCGCGTGAGCGCGGCGCTCACCAACGCGGGCCTCAACGCGCTCGCCTACGCGCGGGAGGCCGTGGAGGACTTCCGCCGCCGCGACCGCTTCTTCAAGTTCAAGGCGATGGTGGTGGCCGCGTGGGTGCTGCTCTCGGTGTCGGGCGTGGTGGTGGCGTGCCCCAGCGGGGCCCTCAGCGCGGGCGAGATGGGCGCGCGCCTGGTGGTGAACGCGGAGCGGGTGCCCCCGATCATCCTCATCTACAACGAGAGCAAGGAGCCCTGGCAGGACGTCACGGTGGTGGTGAACCGCCAGTACCGCGCCTCGTCGGGCAGTGTGGCCGCGGGCGGCAACCTCACGCTCACGCCCAAGCTGCTGCTGGGCCCGGGCAACGTGCTCGCGCCGCTGGGGCTGCACGTCACGGACGTGGAGCTGCGCACCTCCGAGGGGCGCGCCACCCTGATGCGCGAGGGCGAGCTGCGCTGAGCGCACGGCAGCGCCCGCGGGCGCTGGAAACACGAACGCCCTCTCCGCCGGGAGGGCGAAGAGGGCGTCGCTGGAAGCAGCCGGAAGCGGGAACTACTCCGCCTTGGCCGTCTCCTCGGTGCTCTCGGCCTCGGAGGCCTCGGTGCCCTTGGCAGGCTTCGCCGGGCGGTCCACCAGCTCGAGCAGCGCCATCTCGGCCGCATCGCCGCGACGGAAGCCGAGCTTCACGATGCGGGTGTAGCCGCCGGGACGGGTCGCATAGCGGTCCTTGTACTCGCTGAAGACCTTCTGCAGCACGTCTTTGTCCTTCACGATCTTGGCCGCGAGGCGCACGTTCGACAGCCCGCCGCGCTTGCCGAGCGTGATGATCCGCTCGGCCATCTTCCGGGCCTCCTTGGCCTTGGGAAGCGTGGTCTTGATCGCCTGGTGCTCGAGCAGCGAGGTCACCATGTTGTTGAGCATCGCGAGACGGTGGCTCGTGGTGCGGTGCAGCTTCCTCTGTCCAACCTTGTGACGCATGGGCGTTGCACTCCGGAGCCTCTCGGCTCCACCACTCCGGCCGTATCAGGTACCGGGTGGGAAGGGCGCCCCGACACCGGAGGGCACCACTGCGTGGGTTCGGTGGCCGCGTACGGGCGCCACCCCCTCCCCGGCCCGCGCCCCTGCTTGAGGGCGTGTCGCGCGCACCGGGAAGGGTCCTGCGGGAACGCTAGACCTTCGCGGCGGCCGGAGCGGCAGGGGCCGCGGCCGGAGCCTTCGGAGGCCAGTTCTCGAGCTTCATGCCGAGCGACAGGCCCATCTCCGCGAGGATCTCCTTGATCTCCTTGAGCGACTTGCGGCCGAAGTTCTTCGTCTTGAGCATCTCGGCCTCGCTGCGCTGCACGAGGTCACCGATGCTCTTGATGTTCGCCTGCTGCAGGCAGTTGGCCGAGCGCACCGAGAGCTCCAGCTCGTCCACCGAGCGGAAGAGGTTCTCGTTGAGCTTCGCCTCCTCCTTCGGGGCCTCGGCGACCACCGGCTCCTCGGTCTCGTCGAAGTTCACGAAGACCGTGAGCTGCTCCTTGATGATCTTCGCCGCGTACGCCACCGCGTCCTGCGGGGTGACGGAGCCGTCCGTCCACACCTCGAGGCTCAGCTTGTCGTAGTCGGTGACCTGACCGACGCGGGCGTTGGTGACCTGGTAGTTCACCTTGCGCACCGGGCTGAACAGCGAGTCGATGGGGATGGTGCCGATGGGGCTGCCGGCGACCTTGTTGGAGTTGGCCGGCACGTAGCCACGGCCGCGGCGGCAGGTGAGCTCCACGCGCAGCTTGCCACCCTCGGACACCGTGCAGATGTGGTGACCAGGGTTGAGCACCTCGACCTGGTCGTCGGTGATGATGTCCCCGGCCTTCACCTCCTTGGGACCCTCCACCTCGATGCGCAGCGTCTTGGTCTCGTTGGTGTGCATCCGAAGGAGGACCTCCTTCAGGTTGAGCACGATGTCCGTCACGTCCTCGGCCACCTCGGGGATCGTGGTGAACTCGTGGTCCACGCCCTCGATCTTCACGGAGGTGATGGCGGCGCCCTGCAGGCTGCTGAGCAGCACGCGGCGCAGCGAGTTGCCGAGCGTGGTCCCGAAGCCGCGCTCGAGCGGCTCCGCCACGAACTTGCCGTAGGTCTGGCTGAGGGAGTCCTGGTCGACGTCCATGCGGCGCGGCTTGATGAGGTCGCGCCAGTTCTTCGCCACGTACGTATCTGCCATGTGTGCTGCTCCTCGTGCGTGCGCCACCACCGACGTACCCGCCGCAATGGCGGGAGGATGGGCACGGGATGAACCGCTCTTCTAACCGCCCGAGCGGGGTACCGCAAAAGCACGCACGCCCCGGCGGATGAGGCCGGGGCGCGCAAGACGCTCCATTGGGAGCTCTGGGAGAGCTCCAGGGAGCGCGGTGCGACTACTTGGAGTAGAGCTCCACGATCAGCTGCTCCTGGATCGGCATCGTGAGGTCCTCGCGGTTCGGCGCGGTCCGCACGGTGGCCTTGAAGTTCTTCTTGTCCAGGTCGATCCACTGCGGCACGCCGCGGCGGTCCACGGTCTCGAGCGCCTCCGCGATGCGCAGCATCTTGCGGCTCTTCTCGGCGACCTCGATGGTCGAGCCCGGGCGCACGGCGAAGGACGGGATGTTGACCCGCTTGCCGTTCACCGTGAAGTGGCCGTGGCGCACCAGCTGGCGGCTCTCGGCGCGGGTGTCCGCGAAGCCCATGCGGAACACCACGTTGTCCAGGCGCAGCTCGAGCTGCTGCAGCAGGTTCTCACCCGTCTTGCCCTTGGCCGCGGACGCGCGGTGGTAGTAGCCGCGGAACTGGCTCTCGAGCAGGCCGTACATGCGCTTGACCTTCTGCTTCTCGCGCAGCTGCACGCCGTAGCCGGAGAACTTCACCCGGCCCTGGCCATGCTGACCGGGGGGATAGGGACGCCGCTCGATCGCACACTTGTCGGTGTAGCAGCGGTCACCCTTGAGGTACATCTTCAGGTTCTCGCGCCGGCAGATGCGGCAGGCGCTGGCGGTATAACGGGCCATGGCTTTTTCCTTGAGGTGGTCTAGGAGCCGGCGCCCCCGCGGGGGCTCTCCGGCTCCACGAAGAGGGAATTAGACGCGACGGCGCTTGGCCTGACGGCAGCCGTTGTGCGGGATGGGGGTCACGTCGCGGATGAGCGAGATCTTCAGGCCCGCGGCGGCCAGCGCGCGCAGCGCCGACTCGCGGCCCGAGCCCGGACCCTTCACCAGCACCGTCACGTTCTTCAGACCGTGCTCCATCGCCTTGGCGGCGGCGTCGCCCGCGGCAACCTGCGCGGCGAACGGGGTGCTCTTGCGGCTGCCCTTGAAGCCACGGGCGCCAGCGGAAGACCAGGAGATCACGTTCCCGGACACGTCCGTGATCGTGATGATGGTGTTGTTGAACGTGGACTGGATGTGGACCACGCCGTTGAGGATGTTCTTCTTCCCCTTGCGGGCCTTGACCTTCTTGGGGGCCTCGGCGCCCTCCGGGGCGGCGGGCGCTGCAGCGCTGGTGTTCGCCTCTTCAGCCATGTGAGTCGGAGCTCCTGAAAGTAGATGATCGACGCGGGGCGCCGTCTAAGCGGCCTCCCCGCGCAGGGGTGGGAAACTAGCGGCCGGCCGGCGCAGTGGCCTTGGCGCGCACGATGCCGCGCTTGGGCCCCTTGCGGGTGCGGGCGTTGGTGTGGGTGCGCTGGCCGCGCACGGGCAGGCCCTTGCGGTGACGCAGGCCACGGTAGCAGCCGAGGTCCATGAGGCGCTTGATGTTCATGGTCACCTCGCGACGCAGGTCACCCTCGACCTTGTAGTCGGCCTCGATGATCTCGCGGAGCTTGCGCGCCTGATCGTCGGTGAGGTCCTTGGTGCGCGTGGTCGGATCGATCCCGGCCTTCTCGATGATCTTCTGCGCGGAGGTGCTGCCGATCCCGTAGATGTACTGCAGCGAGATCACGGCGCGCTTGTTGGGCGGGAGGTCGATGCCTGCGATACGAGCCATCTGAGTCGTTCCTTCTGGGTGGAGTTGGTCTGAAGCTGGCGACCGGAGTCGCTAGCCCTGGCGCTGCTTGTGCCGAGGGTTGGAGGCGCAGATGACGCGCACGATGCCCTTGCGGCGGACAACCTTGCACTTGTCGCAGATCTTCTTGACGGACGCCCGAACCTTCATGGCGGTGCTTCTCCTTCGAGTAATGAAAAATCAAGCAGCCGGGTGCCTCCCCTCTCGGGAGGCCCGGCTGGGCTACTTCGCGCGGTAGGTGATGCGGCCGCGGCTCAAATCGTAGGGCGACAGCTCGACCTTCACCTTGTCGCCGGGGAGGATGCGGATGAAGTGCATGCGCATCTTGCCCGAGATGTGCGCGAGCACCTTGTGGCCGTTGTCGAGCACCACGCGGAACATCGCGTTCGGGAGGGGCTCCATCACGGTGCCCTCGACTTCGATGGAATCATCCTTCGGCAATCAACACCCGTCCTTCGAACAGCAAACGCTCTTGGAAGCGCGGCGGGATAGCACTTCGCCTCTTTAGAGGCAAGCCTCCTCGCGCATGGGAACCACAAATCCCTACGAACCCCGCCCGACGGTCGCTTATTTCGCCCCTCTGCCTACATCAGGAAGCGCGCCGCGTCAGGATCTCCGGACCCGCCTCGGTCACCAGGATGGTGTGCTCGAAGTGAGCTGACAGCTTTCCGTCCCGGGTGACGGCCGTCCAGTCGTCCTCCAGCACCTCGACCTGGGGGGTGCCGGCATTGATCATCGGCTCCACCGCCAGCACCATCCCCGGCCGCAGCCGCAGCCCGCTGCCCGGCTGGCCGTAGTTGGGGACCTGGGGGGCCTCGTGCAGCGCCCGCCCGATGCCGTGGCCCACGAAGTCGCGCACCACGGAGAAGCCGCGCGGCTCCACGTAGCTCTGGATCGCGTGCCCGATGTCCCCCACCCGGTTGCCCGGCACCATCGCCTCGATCGCCTTCGCCAGCGCCTCGCGGGTCGCGTCCACCAGCGCCTGGGCCTGCGCGCTCACCTTCCCCACCGGCACCGTGCGCGCCGAGTCGCCGTAGAAGCCCTGGTAGACGACCCCGAAGTCCAGCTTCATCAGGTCGCCCTCCGCGAGCTTGCGCTTGCGCGATGGGATCCCGTGCACCACCTCGTGGTTCACCGAGGCGCACAGGCAGCTCGGGAAGCCGTGGTAGCCCTTGAACGCCGGCTTGGCCCCCTTGGCGCGGATCAGCTTCTCGGCGAGCGCGTCCAGGTCCCAGGTGCTCACGCCCGGCGCGACCGCGCGCTCGAGTTCGTCGAGGATCTCGCACACGATGCGGCCGGCCTCGCGCATCCGCGCAATCTCGTCCGCGCTCTTGATCTCGACCTGACCCATGCGTTGTTCGATGCGCGAGCGGCCCCGGCGTCTCCGCCGCGGGCGCGCCCTCAGCGCTTGCCGGCCGCGGCCTTGATCTCCGCGAAGATGCCCTCGGGGCTCCCGATCCCATCCACCACCGTGAGCAGCCCCTTCTTCGCGTAGTAGTCCTTCAGGGGCGCGGTCTGGCGGTCGTACACGTCCAGGCGCTCGAGGATCTTCTCCGGCGCGTCGTCCGGGCGCTGGATGAGGCCCGTGCCGCACTTGTCGCAGAAGCCGGCCCGCTTCGGGGGGTTCTGGTAGACGTGGTAGACGGAGCCGTCCACCGGGCAGCTGCGCCGCCCACTGCCGCGCTCCACGAGCTTCTCGCGCGGCACCTCGAGCGAGACCACCGCGTCGATCTTGCGGCCCAGCTGGGCGAGCGCCTGCTCGAGCGCATCCGCCTGCGGAATCGTGCGCGGGAAGCCGTCCAGCACGAAGCCGTTCGCGCAGTCGAGCGCCTTGAGGCGCTCCTGCACGATCGCGATCACCAGATCGTCGGGCACCAGGTGGCCTGCGTCCATGAGAGGCCCCGCCTTCTTGCCCAGCGGGGTGCCCTCGCGAACGGCCTGCCGGAGAATGTCACCCGTGGAGATCTGAGGGATCTGGAACTCCGCGTACAGCTTCTTCGCCTGGGTGCCCTTCCCCGCGTTCGGCGGGCCCAACAGGATGAGATTCATACGCTCCTCTCGCCTCCGAGTACCAATGCACGCCCGGCGGCTCGGGCCAAGCCCGAGTTGACACGCCCGCTGCAAAAACGCCCAACCCTCAACGACACAGCGCCCCTCCCCGGAGGCCGGGGAGAGGCGCCGGGAGACCTCTTGCGGCTCGCGGCCCTGCTACGCCGCCACGCGCACGCGGCCGCGGATGCGCGGACCGCGCGGCCCGGCGAAGCCCTCGTAGTTGCGGCTGATGAGGTGGCCCTCGATCTGCTGCACGGTGTCCAGCGCCACGCCCACCACGATGAGCAGCGCGGTGCCGCCGAAGGTGAAGTGCACCCCGAGCAGGCTGCTGATGACCGAGGGGATCACGCAGATGGCCGCGAGGTAGATGGCGCCGCCGAAGGTGATGCGGTTGAGCACGCGCTCGATGTAGTCGGCCGTCTGGCGGCCCGGGCGGATGCCGGGGATGTAGCCGCCCTGCTTCTTGATGTTGTCCGCCACGTCGTCCGGCTTGAAGGTGAGCGCCGTGTAGAAGTAGCTGAAGAAGATGACGAGCAGCACGAAGATGCCGTTGTAGATCCAGAGGTTGCCGGTGATGGCGCGCTCGAAGCTCTGGAGGAACGGGAACCAGGTGCCCAGGGTCGCGGGGAAGCTGAGCAGCGCGCCGGCGAAGATGGGCGGGATCACGCCCGAGGTGTTCACCTTCATCGGGAAGTAGGTGGCCTGGCCCGCGAACATGCGCCGGCCCGCCATGCGCTTCGCGTACTGCACCGGGATGCGGCGGTTGCCGCGCTCCACGTAGACCACCACGCCCACCACGAGGACCATGAAGGCGAGCAGCGCGATGACCGCGCCCGCGTTGATCACGTCCTGGCTGGTGAGGTCGAAGAGGTTCTTCGCGCCGGGCACGAGCCGCGCCACGATGCCCGCGAAGATGATGAGCGAGATGCCGTTGCCGATGCCGCGCTCGGTGATGCGCTCGCCCAGCCACATGATGAAGGCCGTGCCGGCGGTGAGCGAGATCACCGTCATGAAGGTGAACCAGAGGTTGTCGTTGGGGACCACCACCTGGTTGATGCCCGTCTGCCCCACGTCACCGCGGCCGAGGCTCGCGAGCCAGCGCGAGATGCCGATGCCCTGCACGATGGAGAGCACGATGGAGCCGTAGCGGGTGTACTGGTTGATCTTCTGCCGCCCCGCCGCGCCCTCCTTCTGGAGGCGCTCGAAGGTGGGCACGACCACCGCCAGCAGCTGCATGATGATGGAGGCGGAGACGTACGGCATGATGCCCAGGCCGAAGATCGACATCTGCTCGAGCGCGCCGCCCGAGAAGAGGTTGAACAGGCTCACGAGGCCGCCCGACTGCTTCTGGGCGTCCATGAAGGCGTTCATCGCCGCGCGGTCAACGCCCGGCGTGTTGATGAAGATGCCGATGCGGTACACCGCGAGCAGCATCAGCGTGTACGCGAGCCGGTTGCGCAGCTCCGCGATGCGGAAGACGTTGGCGAAGGCGTTCAGAGCCACGTGGGAGCCATCCCCTGGTGAAGGTTCTTCCAGAACAACAGCGCCCCTGTCCGGAACGGAGAGGGGCGCGAAAGCCTACACAAGCAGCCGGGCGCGCGTCACCTGGAAGTGATGCGCGCCCGACAAATGTCAGCCCTGGGCCTTGCGCGGGGCCTTCACGCCCTTGCCGGAGTGCGCCTTGCTGGCAGCCTCGGGCTTGTGCGCCATCAGGGGGAGCTCGTTCACCGAGCCGCCCGCCTTCTCGATCGCCTCACGGGCGGCCGCGGAGAACTTGTGCGCGGTGACCGCGATCTTCTTGGAGAGCGTGCCCTGGGCCAGCACCTTGATGCCGTCCGGGCGACCCTTGACCAGGCCCGCGCTGCGCAGCGCCGCCTCGTCCACCGTGGCGCCCGCGTCGAAGCCCTCGAGGTCCGCGAGGTTCACCACCGCGTACTCGAGGCGGTTGGGCGAGTTGAAGCCGATCTTCGGCATGCGGCGCTGCAGGGGGCTCTGACCGCCCTCGAAGCCCTCGAAGCGCATGTTGCCGGAGCGGGCCTTCTGGCCCTTGCCACCACGGCCGGCGGTCTTGCCGAGGCCGGAGCCCTGGCCGCGGCCGACGCGCTTCTTCTTGTGCCAGCTGTTGCGGGGGCGCGACAGGTTGTTGAGAGTAGCCATCTGTGAATCCTCGTCTCGCGGGCGGCCTCCTCCCGGAGGCCCCGCATCCAGACTGTTAGGGCCTACTGCGCGGCCTTCGCGCGGGCCTGGTCACGGCGAACGATCTTCCGGGGCTTGCGGCGCTTCGGCGCCGGAGCCTCCTCGCTCACCACTTCCTGCGTCACCAGGTGCTTCACCTTGAACACCA
Encoded here:
- a CDS encoding DUF2314 domain-containing protein — protein: MKEVYLVATEAAQPLSLEQLRAEFESDEVRFLPSEDGRSFLLQADGTEVDVRFDSREAPMSWTPELLTGSDEAHAQLRRAHGFYRIAFEPGQPQATTAVFEALWCARALIEKVGGVLVDVTAYKLHEAADVEEITELEFDIRDHLNLHAVEATEGDTPLWVHTHGMEKFGVRDLEIFHLAEEDLLPAESFLHELCADLAFGQGPALRTQVETSEGQSFMLVPSEEARANLLGVPLDAFEGHEGLFLTAVSPLGRHNTGELLRPFRERFEKEPEERTRALRESAQALLPAFVARFHRRGLMEPLNFVARAPFETHPEGEPVTENLWLEVQSLEEDKVLGRLLDGAAYTTEWRKGAQVAVPYEQINALSLSREGRQLDDDEVRALLGSERPA
- a CDS encoding deoxynucleoside kinase; the protein is MARKKFIAIAGNIGAGKTELTSFLCRKYGLTPFFEPNEQNPYLEDFYKDMKTWAFRSQLFFLTHKFKLQQELERTPGTALQDRTLYEDAEIFARNLHRQRLIDARDWRTYRELYETIARSLAPPDLMIYLRCPVPTLQARIKTRGREMEQAIPSSYLRRLNALYEEWFKGYTLSPVLVLPTDKLDYLTDLVDRVDLFRQIEKHL
- a CDS encoding 1-acyl-sn-glycerol-3-phosphate acyltransferase, producing MRKLFCVFVAVVASAVCFVLAILAMVVTLNPSNSVWVARHLWGPILLWAGGAKLVVHGAENVDPKRPTIYVANHQSTIDIPAHFVSVPVNFRYVAKSQLRWVPFIGWYLWLAGHVLIDRSNRRSAIASLDAAAERIRGGVSIFLYPEGTRGDDGRVLPFKKGPFALALKARVPICPVTIEGSGKVMPKNSWNITPGTIHVKIGAPIDTTRFAAEDREGLARYVRNIIIDQSLELGGAGGDRDAAVAGAGQEGAARAPAEA
- a CDS encoding lipopolysaccharide assembly protein LapB, coding for MAPASSRRLLCALLCLGLAASGCSAHRTAAPTAPRERARALVEAGKPAEAIALLEGLHAAAPDDLELARALTEAQVKAGRTDAWIAELERRNRAHERASQHYMLGLAHFSRSAGAGEPAIRAFERAIALAPGEAELHHRLGIALLESEQYAQAVGPLRRAVELAPGRAGLQLPLAKALHRTGDTQGAVAALSALVQQSPSRAEVATARALMEQISDPFARLPKGAGPRFEEGLRALHEQDVPQQAILAFEEVLHDFPDLAVVHALLGLAYQRLDDAGRAVEEYRRALELAPSDGKTHQYLGELYLARQRPESARPEFQQAVALHPLLDVAWYQLGDLELQRHDLGAARRCFQVLSALQPDSPAPHGKLALVLQLEGDWKGADRELHAVLDGDPENVEFALRLGLLHAERAGKTPEPAARRAAQAEAEKWLRQVLEAQPENAVASRALASLRGQ
- the rplQ gene encoding 50S ribosomal protein L17, which produces MRHKVGQRKLHRTTSHRLAMLNNMVTSLLEHQAIKTTLPKAKEARKMAERIITLGKRGGLSNVRLAAKIVKDKDVLQKVFSEYKDRYATRPGGYTRIVKLGFRRGDAAEMALLELVDRPAKPAKGTEASEAESTEETAKAE
- a CDS encoding DNA-directed RNA polymerase subunit alpha; translation: MADTYVAKNWRDLIKPRRMDVDQDSLSQTYGKFVAEPLERGFGTTLGNSLRRVLLSSLQGAAITSVKIEGVDHEFTTIPEVAEDVTDIVLNLKEVLLRMHTNETKTLRIEVEGPKEVKAGDIITDDQVEVLNPGHHICTVSEGGKLRVELTCRRGRGYVPANSNKVAGSPIGTIPIDSLFSPVRKVNYQVTNARVGQVTDYDKLSLEVWTDGSVTPQDAVAYAAKIIKEQLTVFVNFDETEEPVVAEAPKEEAKLNENLFRSVDELELSVRSANCLQQANIKSIGDLVQRSEAEMLKTKNFGRKSLKEIKEILAEMGLSLGMKLENWPPKAPAAAPAAPAAAKV
- the rpsD gene encoding 30S ribosomal protein S4, translated to MARYTASACRICRRENLKMYLKGDRCYTDKCAIERRPYPPGQHGQGRVKFSGYGVQLREKQKVKRMYGLLESQFRGYYHRASAAKGKTGENLLQQLELRLDNVVFRMGFADTRAESRQLVRHGHFTVNGKRVNIPSFAVRPGSTIEVAEKSRKMLRIAEALETVDRRGVPQWIDLDKKNFKATVRTAPNREDLTMPIQEQLIVELYSK
- the rpsK gene encoding 30S ribosomal protein S11, whose translation is MAEEANTSAAAPAAPEGAEAPKKVKARKGKKNILNGVVHIQSTFNNTIITITDVSGNVISWSSAGARGFKGSRKSTPFAAQVAAGDAAAKAMEHGLKNVTVLVKGPGSGRESALRALAAAGLKISLIRDVTPIPHNGCRQAKRRRV
- the rpsM gene encoding 30S ribosomal protein S13, which codes for MARIAGIDLPPNKRAVISLQYIYGIGSTSAQKIIEKAGIDPTTRTKDLTDDQARKLREIIEADYKVEGDLRREVTMNIKRLMDLGCYRGLRHRKGLPVRGQRTHTNARTRKGPKRGIVRAKATAPAGR